Proteins encoded together in one Pontiella desulfatans window:
- a CDS encoding NADH:ubiquinone reductase (Na(+)-transporting) subunit B codes for MKALFDFMDNKIGPLFEKGGKFERLYPLWEAGDTFNRTPGDVTPSAPHVRDSIDQKRLMIFVIYALIPCILFGIWNAGNQFNLANKVEDATLMTDLVRGAAMVLPIIFVSYLVGGLWEVLFAITRRHEINEGFLVTGMLFPLVLPPTLPLWQVAIGISFGIVIGKEIFGGVGYNILNPALTARAFLFFAYPAQISGDKVWVGTAHTAFDNNIFFGTVAENVDGVTMATPLAVASAAEAGTDAVAALNDAGFTLFNMTMGNISGCIGSTSAVAIVLGALFLIATGIASWRVMVSGVVGCVAMGWLFNVLPLENSFAALPFVYHLVMGGFLFGIVFMATDPVSASATNTGKLIYGFLIGALTVLIRVANPAYPEGAMLAILFMNVMAPLIDHFVVQSHIKKRTAYARALNNA; via the coding sequence ATGAAAGCTTTATTCGACTTCATGGATAACAAAATTGGCCCCCTTTTTGAAAAGGGCGGCAAGTTCGAGCGGCTCTACCCGCTCTGGGAAGCCGGCGACACCTTTAACCGGACGCCCGGGGATGTTACGCCGAGCGCTCCACACGTTCGCGACTCGATCGACCAGAAGCGGTTGATGATCTTCGTGATCTATGCGCTGATCCCCTGCATCCTGTTCGGGATCTGGAACGCGGGCAACCAGTTCAACCTTGCCAACAAGGTTGAGGATGCCACGCTGATGACCGATCTGGTCCGCGGCGCGGCCATGGTGCTTCCGATCATCTTCGTTTCCTACCTCGTCGGCGGACTTTGGGAGGTGCTCTTCGCGATCACCCGCCGCCACGAGATCAACGAAGGCTTCCTGGTTACGGGCATGCTGTTCCCGCTGGTGCTTCCCCCCACCCTTCCGCTGTGGCAGGTGGCGATCGGCATCTCGTTCGGCATCGTGATCGGCAAGGAAATCTTCGGCGGGGTGGGATACAACATCCTGAACCCGGCGCTGACCGCGCGCGCGTTCCTCTTCTTCGCCTACCCGGCGCAGATTTCGGGCGACAAGGTTTGGGTCGGCACGGCCCACACCGCATTCGACAACAACATCTTCTTCGGAACGGTTGCCGAGAATGTCGATGGCGTAACGATGGCCACTCCGCTGGCCGTTGCGTCCGCGGCCGAAGCCGGCACCGATGCGGTCGCCGCGCTGAACGATGCGGGCTTCACCCTCTTCAACATGACGATGGGCAACATTTCGGGATGCATTGGCTCCACCTCGGCGGTCGCCATTGTCCTGGGCGCCCTCTTCCTGATTGCCACCGGGATCGCCTCCTGGCGCGTGATGGTCTCCGGCGTGGTGGGCTGCGTGGCGATGGGCTGGCTGTTCAATGTGCTTCCGCTGGAAAATTCGTTCGCGGCCCTTCCGTTTGTCTACCACCTGGTGATGGGCGGCTTCCTGTTCGGCATCGTCTTCATGGCCACCGACCCGGTTTCGGCCTCGGCCACGAACACCGGCAAGCTGATCTACGGCTTCCTGATCGGCGCGCTGACCGTGCTGATCCGCGTGGCCAACCCGGCCTATCCCGAGGGCGCCATGCTCGCCATCCTGTTCATGAACGTGATGGCACCGCTGATCGACCACTTTGTTGTGCAGTCGCACATTAAAAAGAGAACTGCTTATGCGAGGGCTTTGAACAATGCGTGA
- a CDS encoding sialate O-acetylesterase, which produces MNKYGLFAVGCLVVSASMADVRLGALFSDGMVIQRETLASMWGWAEPGEKVQVSASWGAKAATTTGTDGSWQVVLKTPEAGTGLSITVVGNNTVEIKDVASGEVWFCGGQSNMDFTMQQIAGNAREPQYQPVSDYVKNEIATANDPLLRHIEVPHKTSAHEKLYDFEGSWKPVAPANTPAITATGYFFGRELRKHLKEVPIGLLECSWGGTRVEPWISKATYMADPELAEYYQGEMVELKKQSSAWSPEKAAEKHQAALAKWEAGGKKGRKPQRQADPAMGNKWPSTLHNGMVSAVVPYAIKGAIWYQGESNAGYMKESYENHFSTLIRGWRQEWGRGDFPFYWVQLAAFKAPNAEPLESDDWASICDQQRRCLKLPNTGMAVITDIGEAKDIHPRNKVDVGKRLAFWALANDYNIKLPVHSGPLYQSHEVVGGKVVVKFSQVGSGLMVGHKNLLDDTLAVDEALKRFQICGEDRAWKWADAKIVSKDTIEVSHGEIPHPAVVRYAWSANPEGANLYNKEGLPASLFTTE; this is translated from the coding sequence ATGAATAAATATGGATTGTTTGCGGTGGGTTGTTTGGTGGTGTCGGCTTCGATGGCGGATGTTCGTCTAGGGGCGTTGTTTTCGGATGGAATGGTGATCCAGCGTGAGACGCTGGCCTCGATGTGGGGCTGGGCGGAACCGGGCGAAAAGGTGCAGGTCTCGGCGTCGTGGGGCGCGAAGGCCGCAACCACCACCGGCACCGATGGGTCGTGGCAGGTCGTGCTCAAGACACCGGAAGCCGGAACCGGGCTCTCCATCACGGTCGTGGGCAACAACACGGTCGAGATCAAGGATGTGGCATCGGGCGAAGTGTGGTTTTGCGGCGGGCAGTCGAACATGGATTTCACCATGCAGCAGATTGCCGGCAATGCCAGGGAGCCTCAATACCAGCCGGTTTCCGACTATGTGAAAAACGAGATTGCCACCGCCAACGATCCGCTGCTCAGGCATATCGAGGTGCCCCACAAAACATCGGCCCACGAAAAGCTGTACGATTTCGAAGGTTCGTGGAAACCGGTTGCCCCGGCCAACACGCCGGCCATCACCGCGACGGGCTATTTCTTTGGCCGGGAGCTGCGCAAGCATTTGAAGGAGGTGCCGATTGGGCTGCTGGAGTGTTCCTGGGGCGGCACCCGCGTTGAACCTTGGATTTCCAAGGCGACCTACATGGCCGATCCGGAGCTTGCCGAATATTATCAGGGCGAAATGGTCGAGTTGAAAAAGCAGTCCTCGGCCTGGAGTCCGGAAAAGGCGGCCGAAAAGCATCAGGCCGCCTTGGCCAAGTGGGAGGCCGGTGGAAAGAAGGGGCGCAAGCCGCAGCGGCAGGCTGATCCGGCCATGGGCAACAAGTGGCCATCCACCCTGCACAACGGCATGGTTTCCGCGGTGGTGCCCTACGCCATCAAAGGCGCCATCTGGTACCAGGGCGAATCCAATGCCGGCTACATGAAAGAATCCTACGAAAACCATTTCAGCACGCTTATTCGTGGCTGGCGCCAGGAGTGGGGCCGGGGCGACTTCCCGTTCTACTGGGTGCAGCTCGCCGCCTTCAAGGCCCCGAACGCCGAACCGCTGGAAAGCGACGACTGGGCCAGCATCTGCGACCAGCAGCGCCGCTGCCTCAAGCTTCCGAACACAGGCATGGCCGTCATAACCGACATCGGCGAAGCCAAGGATATCCATCCGCGCAACAAGGTGGATGTGGGCAAGCGCCTCGCCTTTTGGGCGCTGGCGAACGATTACAACATCAAGCTTCCCGTCCATAGCGGCCCGCTCTACCAAAGCCACGAAGTGGTTGGCGGCAAGGTGGTGGTCAAGTTCAGCCAGGTCGGCTCCGGCCTGATGGTGGGCCACAAGAACCTGCTCGACGATACCCTGGCGGTGGATGAAGCCCTGAAGCGCTTCCAGATTTGCGGCGAGGATCGCGCATGGAAATGGGCCGACGCCAAAATCGTCTCCAAGGACACCATCGAGGTTTCCCATGGCGAGATTCCGCATCCGGCGGTGGTTCGCTATGCCTGGTCGGCCAACCCGGAAGGCGCCAACCTCTACAACAAGGAAGGCCTGCCGGCCTCCCTCTTCACCACCGAATAG
- a CDS encoding KamA family radical SAM protein, which translates to MNMHDWKWQIANRISTRGQLEEVVELTDAERAAFEGDVPLAFAITPHYASLLGSDALRRTVVPTAAENQVGTGELADPLGEEGHRATPHLIHTYADKVLFLVTTFCSTYCRYCTRSRMVGKPQKVAASTFGQTFEYIESHPEIRDVLISGGDPLTLTDSVLDDLLGRLRGIPHVRTVRIGSKVPVVLPMRITDELCAILQKHRVWLSLHFIHADELSPETQAACRRLSGHGIGMVSQTVLLKGINDDARTLIDLFYGLLEINVKPYYLLQCDPVRGSEHFRTSVARGIELIQSLHGSISGLAVPQYVIDAPGGGGKVPILSHDQIRRVGNRIVFQNHEGREYAYPDPG; encoded by the coding sequence ATGAACATGCACGATTGGAAATGGCAGATTGCCAACCGCATCTCGACCCGTGGGCAGCTTGAAGAAGTCGTCGAGCTGACCGATGCCGAGCGCGCCGCCTTCGAGGGCGATGTTCCGCTCGCCTTCGCCATTACCCCGCACTATGCGTCCTTGCTGGGGAGCGATGCCCTGCGCCGGACGGTGGTTCCGACCGCGGCCGAAAACCAGGTTGGCACCGGCGAGCTGGCCGACCCCCTGGGCGAGGAGGGCCACCGCGCCACGCCGCACCTGATCCACACCTATGCCGACAAGGTGCTTTTTCTCGTCACGACCTTTTGCTCCACCTATTGCCGCTACTGCACCCGCTCCCGCATGGTCGGGAAGCCGCAGAAGGTAGCCGCGTCCACCTTCGGGCAGACCTTTGAATACATCGAATCCCATCCCGAAATCCGCGATGTGCTCATCTCCGGCGGCGACCCGCTGACCCTGACCGACTCCGTGCTCGACGACTTGCTTGGCCGGCTCCGGGGCATCCCGCATGTGCGCACGGTGCGCATCGGCTCCAAGGTACCGGTGGTGCTGCCCATGCGCATTACCGATGAACTTTGCGCCATTCTTCAAAAACACCGCGTTTGGTTGAGCCTGCACTTCATCCATGCCGACGAGCTTTCGCCCGAAACACAGGCCGCCTGCCGGCGCCTGTCCGGCCACGGCATCGGGATGGTCAGCCAGACCGTTTTGCTCAAAGGCATCAACGACGACGCCCGAACGCTGATCGACCTTTTCTACGGCCTCCTGGAAATCAACGTCAAACCCTACTACCTGTTGCAGTGCGATCCCGTCCGCGGCTCGGAACACTTCCGCACATCGGTGGCGAGGGGGATCGAGCTCATCCAATCGCTGCACGGGAGCATTTCCGGCCTCGCCGTTCCGCAATATGTCATCGATGCCCCCGGCGGAGGCGGCAAGGTGCCGATCCTTTCGCACGACCAGATTCGTCGCGTTGGGAACCGCATCGTTTTCCAGAACCACGAGGGCCGGGAATATGCCTACCCCGATCCAGGATAA
- the nqrE gene encoding NADH:ubiquinone reductase (Na(+)-transporting) subunit E, with the protein MELLSLSIKAIFVENILLAYFLGMCSFLACSKKVDTAIGLGFAVIFVLTITLPANWAIHHFLLREGALVWLNPKFADLDLSFLNFICFIATIASMVQLVEMILDKFFPALYHALGIFLPLITVNCAILGGSLFMVEREYGAAESAVFGFASGVGWLLAIAAMAAIRKKLRYSHLPDGLKGLGITMIMTGLMAMAFMCFSGINL; encoded by the coding sequence ATGGAACTGTTAAGTCTATCGATCAAAGCGATCTTCGTTGAAAACATTCTGCTGGCCTACTTCCTGGGCATGTGCTCCTTCCTCGCCTGTTCGAAGAAGGTCGACACGGCCATCGGCCTCGGATTCGCCGTGATCTTCGTTCTAACGATTACCCTGCCGGCCAACTGGGCCATCCACCACTTCCTGCTGCGCGAAGGCGCGCTGGTGTGGCTGAACCCCAAGTTTGCCGATCTGGACCTGAGCTTCCTGAACTTTATCTGCTTCATTGCAACGATCGCCTCCATGGTGCAGCTCGTTGAGATGATTCTCGATAAATTCTTCCCGGCACTCTACCACGCGCTCGGCATCTTCCTGCCGCTCATCACGGTGAACTGCGCCATCCTCGGCGGATCGCTCTTCATGGTGGAACGCGAATACGGCGCCGCGGAATCGGCGGTTTTCGGCTTCGCCTCCGGCGTGGGCTGGCTGCTGGCCATCGCCGCCATGGCGGCCATCCGCAAGAAGCTGCGCTACTCGCACCTGCCGGACGGCCTCAAGGGGCTTGGCATCACGATGATCATGACCGGCCTCATGGCCATGGCCTTCATGTGCTTCTCGGGAATCAATCTGTAA
- the nqrF gene encoding NADH:ubiquinone reductase (Na(+)-transporting) subunit F, which translates to MDNVTYIVSSVVVFSFVIMLLVIMLMVAAKKLVPQGLAKLSINEGSRELEVKPGSSLLSALSNEKIFLPSACGGGGTCAMCKCKVLEGGGELLPTEAGQVTKAEAKEGVRLACQLKVKEDMVLDIEPEILDIKKYECTVRSNDNVATFIKELVVELPKGEKLDFRAGGYIQIDVPAYKGLSYKDFDIAQEYRGDWDKFDQWQYVANNDESCFRAYSMANFPLEDDIIMLNIRIASPPPGTSYPPGVCSSYVFNLKPGDKITISGPYGEFFAQETEREMCFIGGGAGMAPMRSHIYDQLKRIGTKRKITFWYGGRSVTELFYMDEFKELEKQFPNFTLHVALSDPLPEDNWDGPTGFIHNVVLNEYLDKHEDPTEIEYYLCGPPIMLKCVKDMVHELGVEPEMVLADDFGI; encoded by the coding sequence ATGGATAACGTAACTTATATTGTATCGAGCGTCGTTGTTTTCAGCTTCGTCATCATGTTACTGGTGATCATGCTGATGGTTGCGGCCAAGAAGCTGGTTCCGCAGGGACTCGCCAAGCTGAGCATCAACGAAGGCAGTCGCGAACTGGAGGTCAAGCCGGGATCGTCCCTGCTGTCCGCCCTCTCCAACGAAAAGATTTTCCTGCCCTCCGCCTGCGGCGGCGGCGGAACCTGCGCCATGTGCAAATGCAAGGTGCTCGAAGGGGGCGGTGAGCTTTTGCCGACCGAAGCCGGACAGGTCACCAAGGCCGAAGCCAAGGAAGGCGTCCGCCTGGCCTGTCAGCTGAAGGTCAAGGAAGACATGGTGCTGGATATCGAGCCGGAAATCCTCGACATCAAAAAATACGAATGCACCGTACGATCCAACGACAACGTGGCCACCTTCATCAAGGAACTCGTGGTTGAGCTACCCAAGGGCGAAAAGCTCGACTTCCGTGCCGGCGGCTACATCCAGATCGATGTCCCGGCCTACAAGGGGCTTTCCTACAAGGACTTCGACATCGCACAGGAGTACCGCGGCGACTGGGACAAATTCGACCAATGGCAATATGTGGCCAACAACGACGAGTCGTGCTTCCGCGCCTATTCCATGGCGAACTTCCCGCTGGAAGACGACATCATCATGCTGAACATCCGCATTGCTTCCCCGCCGCCGGGCACCAGCTATCCGCCGGGCGTCTGTTCGAGCTATGTGTTCAACCTGAAGCCGGGCGACAAGATTACGATCTCCGGCCCCTACGGTGAATTTTTCGCCCAGGAAACCGAACGCGAAATGTGCTTCATCGGCGGCGGCGCCGGCATGGCCCCGATGCGCTCGCACATTTACGACCAGCTCAAGCGCATCGGCACCAAGCGCAAGATTACCTTCTGGTATGGCGGGCGCTCCGTAACCGAACTGTTCTACATGGATGAATTCAAGGAACTCGAAAAGCAGTTCCCCAACTTCACCCTGCACGTCGCCCTCAGCGATCCGCTGCCCGAGGACAACTGGGACGGCCCGACCGGATTCATCCACAACGTCGTGCTCAACGAATACCTCGACAAGCACGAAGACCCGACCGAGATTGAATATTATCTCTGCGGGCCGCCCATCATGCTCAAATGCGTGAAGGACATGGTGCACGAACTGGGCGTCGAGCCCGAGATGGTGCTGGCCGACGACTTCGGAATTTAG
- a CDS encoding polyprenyl synthetase family protein produces the protein MSTEEKQIEKQLRLVKQVMADCLNDTSISKLLPAKKSLIGNGKMLRSRLTLALGNANAIEERVMVNAAAAIDIIHGASLLHDDVIDGGILRRGAPTFWKKYGVNGAILFGDLLMFKALSLLTTVGRADLLQELIDRTGEVCRSEVEQELILRGSPGTWGNCERVARYKTGSLFAFAAVAGGRDDPGQVEALREAGFILGTAYQLADDVLDASGNEAVSGKTLGTDHDRGKTTAITATEHAPADPVDYIHALLDASSAQLAAWPEIQGAWDTFLNVTMKPVLSKHLAAS, from the coding sequence ATGTCTACGGAAGAAAAACAGATTGAGAAGCAATTAAGGCTCGTTAAGCAGGTGATGGCCGATTGCCTGAATGATACCAGCATTTCAAAACTCCTCCCCGCGAAGAAGAGCCTCATTGGCAATGGAAAAATGCTGCGCTCCCGGTTGACGCTCGCCTTGGGCAATGCCAACGCGATCGAAGAGCGGGTCATGGTGAACGCGGCGGCGGCCATAGACATTATCCATGGCGCAAGTCTTTTGCACGACGATGTGATCGACGGCGGCATCCTGCGCCGGGGCGCGCCGACCTTCTGGAAAAAATACGGGGTGAACGGAGCGATTCTTTTCGGCGACCTGCTCATGTTCAAGGCGCTGTCGTTGCTGACCACGGTGGGGCGCGCGGATTTGCTGCAGGAGCTGATCGACCGCACGGGCGAGGTTTGCCGCTCGGAAGTCGAGCAGGAATTGATCCTGCGCGGTTCACCGGGCACCTGGGGGAATTGCGAGCGGGTGGCCCGCTATAAAACCGGATCGCTCTTCGCCTTTGCGGCCGTGGCCGGCGGACGGGACGATCCCGGCCAAGTGGAAGCCTTGCGCGAGGCGGGCTTTATTCTGGGAACAGCCTACCAGCTGGCGGACGATGTGCTGGACGCCTCCGGAAACGAAGCGGTTTCCGGCAAGACCCTGGGCACCGACCACGATCGCGGAAAAACAACGGCCATCACCGCCACGGAACATGCGCCGGCCGACCCGGTCGACTATATCCATGCGCTGCTGGATGCCTCTTCCGCCCAGCTCGCGGCCTGGCCGGAAATACAGGGAGCCTGGGATACGTTTTTAAACGTGACAATGAAACCCGTGCTTAGTAAACATCTTGCCGCTAGCTAA
- a CDS encoding FMN-binding protein: MREDTRTLVFAAVVCVTCSLLLSGTAAGLKSRQQANEAFDVKRNIVKAFGIDIGAMDRPTIESTFEKHVQEEKAGELALFTWTDDGADQPSKYAFPISGKGLWSMLYGYLSLEADLETIAGISFYKHGETPGLGAEIEKAWFLSQFAGKKLYKDGAATEFLVVKPGTPLTDTSVDGISGATLTGKGVQALIQKDAAAYAEYFKSIKGN; encoded by the coding sequence ATGCGTGAAGATACTAGAACCTTGGTTTTCGCAGCCGTGGTCTGCGTGACCTGCAGCCTGCTGCTCTCCGGCACCGCCGCCGGGCTCAAGAGCCGACAGCAGGCCAACGAGGCATTCGACGTGAAGCGGAACATCGTGAAAGCGTTCGGCATCGATATCGGTGCGATGGACCGCCCGACGATCGAGTCCACCTTCGAAAAACACGTGCAGGAGGAAAAGGCCGGCGAGCTGGCGCTGTTCACCTGGACGGACGACGGGGCCGACCAACCTTCCAAATATGCCTTCCCCATTTCGGGCAAAGGGCTTTGGAGCATGCTCTATGGCTACCTCTCGCTGGAGGCCGACCTCGAAACCATCGCCGGCATCAGCTTCTACAAGCACGGGGAAACCCCCGGCCTGGGCGCGGAAATCGAGAAGGCATGGTTCCTCTCGCAGTTCGCGGGCAAGAAGCTCTACAAGGATGGTGCCGCCACGGAGTTCCTGGTGGTCAAGCCCGGCACGCCGCTCACCGACACGTCGGTCGACGGCATCTCGGGGGCAACGCTAACGGGCAAGGGTGTGCAGGCGCTGATCCAGAAGGATGCCGCGGCCTACGCTGAATACTTCAAATCAATCAAGGGGAACTAA
- a CDS encoding alkaline phosphatase → MNRRFFIGALGAATTSLCMGGGQPGKPRYVFLMIGDGMGVAQREVAERYARMKYPARKGGLAMNQLPVKALTTTSEIEGKVTDSAAAGTALACGAKTVNGALGVGADLTTPLRSVAFDAKDAGMKVGIVTSVPIDHATPAAFYAQVPKRSMYYEIGEFLVKSEFDYFAGETMLGRKKAKDKVPQDTLVKDAGYTHVRDRAGFDRLKKGAVKVLVEHDLGYAIEGKPSISLADYTRKGIELMMGDAGFFMMVEGGKIDWSGHANDLATNIHETLAFDEAVAVVLEFCKKHPAESVLVVTADHETGGLELAGNAPKKMVAALDRQEYQSAHYDTQVKQWKKGGAVAPEVAFDRLVDAFGFAPLENDARTRLKDAVAASLADDATDERSLEIQKMYGKKNAAVVSCLHELADRAGAKWTSFGHTDTRVSTTAVGRWADRFAGENDNTDIGKHLRELITKG, encoded by the coding sequence ATGAATCGTAGGTTTTTCATCGGTGCTTTGGGCGCGGCGACCACATCGCTGTGCATGGGGGGCGGCCAGCCCGGCAAACCCAGGTATGTTTTCTTAATGATTGGCGATGGCATGGGCGTTGCCCAGCGCGAGGTTGCCGAACGCTATGCCCGGATGAAATATCCGGCGCGAAAGGGGGGGCTGGCGATGAACCAGCTTCCGGTCAAGGCGCTCACCACGACGAGCGAAATCGAGGGCAAGGTGACCGATTCGGCCGCGGCCGGAACGGCGCTGGCCTGCGGTGCAAAGACCGTCAATGGCGCATTGGGCGTCGGTGCCGACTTAACCACGCCGCTCCGTTCCGTGGCCTTCGACGCCAAGGATGCCGGCATGAAGGTCGGTATTGTGACGTCGGTTCCGATCGACCACGCCACGCCGGCCGCGTTCTATGCCCAGGTGCCCAAGCGCTCCATGTATTACGAGATCGGTGAATTCCTGGTGAAGTCGGAGTTCGACTATTTTGCGGGCGAGACCATGTTGGGGCGGAAGAAGGCCAAGGACAAGGTTCCGCAGGATACCCTGGTGAAGGACGCGGGATACACCCATGTGCGCGACCGTGCCGGGTTCGACCGGCTGAAAAAGGGTGCCGTCAAGGTTTTGGTCGAGCACGATCTGGGCTATGCCATTGAGGGGAAGCCGTCCATCTCGTTGGCCGACTACACCCGCAAGGGGATCGAGCTGATGATGGGCGATGCCGGATTCTTCATGATGGTCGAAGGCGGAAAGATCGACTGGAGCGGGCACGCCAACGATCTCGCCACCAATATCCACGAAACCCTCGCTTTCGACGAAGCGGTCGCCGTGGTCTTGGAATTCTGCAAAAAGCATCCGGCGGAATCGGTGCTCGTCGTCACGGCCGACCATGAGACCGGTGGGCTTGAGCTGGCGGGGAACGCCCCGAAAAAGATGGTTGCTGCGCTTGATCGGCAGGAATACCAGTCGGCGCATTACGACACCCAGGTGAAGCAATGGAAAAAGGGCGGGGCGGTTGCGCCGGAGGTGGCCTTTGATCGCCTGGTGGATGCATTTGGGTTTGCACCCCTGGAGAACGATGCCCGGACGCGGCTGAAGGATGCGGTCGCTGCAAGCCTGGCCGACGATGCAACCGATGAACGTAGCCTTGAAATCCAGAAAATGTATGGAAAAAAGAACGCCGCAGTGGTGAGCTGCCTGCATGAGCTGGCCGATCGTGCCGGTGCGAAGTGGACGAGTTTTGGCCACACCGACACGCGGGTGTCCACCACGGCCGTGGGCCGCTGGGCGGATCGGTTCGCCGGCGAAAACGACAATACGGATATTGGGAAGCATCTTAGGGAATTGATTACGAAAGGCTAG
- a CDS encoding NADH:ubiquinone reductase (Na(+)-transporting) subunit D: MASAAKKLLMDPFSDNNPITVQVLGICSALAVTVKVDTAIVMTLALTSVVTLSNVVISMLRNVIPSGIRMIVEMAVIASLVIIADQLLRAFLFDISKQLSVFVGLIITNCIVMGRAEAFALQNPPKESLLDGLGNGLGYGIILIAVASIREVLGFGSWLGFNLMPENFMGNGLALLAPGAFIILGLLIWAQRTVSKYVEE; this comes from the coding sequence ATGGCTTCTGCTGCAAAGAAACTATTGATGGATCCGTTTTCGGACAACAATCCGATCACCGTGCAGGTACTCGGCATCTGCTCAGCACTCGCGGTTACGGTCAAGGTCGACACGGCGATCGTCATGACGCTCGCCCTCACATCGGTGGTCACGCTCTCGAACGTGGTGATCTCCATGTTGCGGAACGTGATTCCAAGCGGAATCCGCATGATCGTTGAAATGGCGGTCATCGCTTCGCTCGTGATTATCGCCGACCAGCTGCTGCGAGCCTTCCTGTTCGATATCAGCAAACAGCTTTCGGTATTCGTTGGCTTGATCATTACCAACTGTATCGTGATGGGACGCGCGGAAGCCTTCGCCCTGCAGAACCCGCCGAAGGAGTCGCTCCTCGACGGTCTCGGCAACGGCCTGGGCTACGGCATCATCCTGATCGCCGTGGCCTCGATCCGCGAAGTGCTCGGTTTCGGCTCCTGGCTGGGATTCAACCTGATGCCCGAAAACTTCATGGGCAACGGACTCGCGCTGCTCGCCCCGGGCGCCTTCATTATTCTCGGATTGCTGATCTGGGCCCAACGCACCGTTAGCAAGTACGTAGAGGAGTAG
- a CDS encoding Na(+)-translocating NADH-quinone reductase subunit A, protein MANFKIKKGFDVKVIGRPKTTVEEYASQQLFAVYPSEFEGLKPRLLVKAGDTVKRGDVLFENKKNEKMVFRSPCSGTIRAVNLGARRFPVEILIDRDLQSTENVTFETYTQDSVGQLSREQMADHLLNAGLWPLIKQRPFSKIADPDTAPKAVFINAANSAPFQADFSVVLKGDEDAFQTGINALARLTEGKVHLCKSAGSDIPDFQHAESHTFAGKHPSGNTSVHINRISPILPHDTVYTLAAQDVILIGKLLTTGELPKTKVIALAGPAVKEEFRQYYKVQLGASLQPLLEKTLEGEEVRIINGNILWGEKVQADTCVPYYGSELFALEEDRSRHLMGWTMPGLFQYSSHRVNLSSVMGFAHEWKLGTSMHGSKRAMVVTGWMDKHQPLNIMTDFLMRACLAHDTDEMVQLGILETDPEDFALASFVDPHKTDVCGIIKRGLEEIEEEGI, encoded by the coding sequence GTGGCTAACTTCAAAATAAAAAAAGGCTTCGACGTGAAGGTGATCGGCCGACCGAAAACCACCGTTGAGGAATATGCGAGCCAGCAGCTTTTCGCGGTCTACCCTTCCGAGTTCGAAGGGCTGAAGCCCCGCCTTTTGGTTAAGGCAGGCGACACCGTGAAGCGCGGCGACGTGTTGTTCGAAAACAAGAAGAACGAGAAGATGGTCTTCCGTTCCCCGTGCAGCGGCACCATCCGGGCCGTCAACCTGGGCGCGCGCCGCTTCCCGGTCGAGATCCTGATCGACCGCGATCTGCAAAGCACCGAGAACGTCACCTTCGAAACCTACACCCAGGATTCCGTTGGCCAGCTCTCCCGCGAACAGATGGCCGACCATCTGCTGAATGCCGGGCTCTGGCCGCTGATCAAGCAGCGCCCGTTCAGCAAGATCGCCGATCCGGACACGGCCCCGAAGGCCGTCTTCATCAACGCCGCCAATTCCGCCCCCTTCCAGGCGGACTTCAGCGTGGTGTTGAAAGGCGACGAAGACGCCTTCCAGACCGGCATCAACGCACTGGCCCGACTCACCGAAGGCAAGGTGCACCTGTGCAAATCGGCGGGTTCGGATATTCCGGATTTCCAGCATGCGGAAAGCCACACCTTTGCCGGCAAGCATCCGTCGGGCAACACCAGCGTTCACATCAACCGCATCAGCCCCATCCTGCCGCACGACACGGTTTATACCCTGGCGGCACAGGACGTGATTCTGATCGGCAAGCTGCTCACCACCGGCGAGCTTCCGAAAACCAAGGTGATCGCCCTTGCGGGCCCCGCGGTCAAGGAGGAGTTCCGCCAGTATTACAAGGTGCAGCTTGGCGCCAGCCTCCAGCCGTTGCTTGAAAAGACCCTCGAGGGCGAAGAAGTCCGCATCATCAACGGAAACATTCTCTGGGGAGAAAAGGTCCAGGCCGACACCTGCGTGCCCTACTATGGCTCCGAACTGTTCGCCCTCGAGGAAGACCGCTCCCGCCACCTGATGGGCTGGACGATGCCCGGGCTGTTCCAATACAGCTCGCATCGCGTCAACCTGTCGTCGGTCATGGGCTTCGCCCACGAGTGGAAACTGGGCACCAGCATGCATGGCAGCAAGCGCGCGATGGTCGTGACCGGGTGGATGGACAAACACCAACCGCTCAACATCATGACCGACTTTCTCATGCGCGCCTGCCTCGCCCACGATACCGACGAGATGGTCCAGCTCGGCATCCTGGAAACGGATCCTGAGGATTTTGCGCTGGCCTCGTTTGTCGATCCGCACAAGACCGATGTCTGCGGCATCATCAAGCGCGGGCTTGAGGAGATCGAGGAGGAAGGAATTTAA